Proteins encoded together in one Pseudomonas sp. Seg1 window:
- a CDS encoding amidotransferase gives MSLRICILETDILRPELVDQYQGYGQMFQRLFSQQPIAAEFTVYNVMQGEYPSDEQTFDAYLVTGSKADSFGTDPWIQTLKEYLLNRYERGDKLLGVCFGHQLLALLLGGKSERATQGWGVGTHNYKLAAKAPWMNPVREELTLLISHQDQVTALPENATVIASSDFCPFAAYHINDQVLCFQGHPEFIHDYSRALLDLRQEALGSQIYSKGVASLEQEHHGTTVAEWMMRFVAHKPEAKAV, from the coding sequence ATGTCGCTACGCATCTGCATTCTGGAAACCGACATCCTGCGTCCGGAACTGGTCGATCAATATCAGGGTTATGGGCAGATGTTTCAGCGCCTGTTCTCGCAGCAACCGATTGCCGCCGAGTTCACGGTCTACAACGTGATGCAGGGCGAATACCCGAGCGACGAACAGACTTTCGATGCGTACCTGGTCACCGGCAGCAAGGCCGATTCGTTTGGCACTGATCCGTGGATTCAGACCCTCAAGGAATACCTGCTGAACCGTTACGAGCGTGGCGACAAACTGCTTGGCGTATGTTTCGGCCATCAACTGCTGGCGCTATTGCTCGGTGGCAAGAGCGAACGCGCAACCCAGGGTTGGGGCGTCGGTACCCACAACTACAAACTCGCGGCCAAAGCGCCGTGGATGAACCCTGTGCGTGAAGAGCTGACGTTGCTGATCAGCCACCAGGATCAGGTCACTGCGCTACCGGAAAACGCTACGGTCATTGCTTCCAGTGATTTCTGCCCGTTTGCGGCGTATCACATCAACGATCAGGTGCTGTGTTTCCAGGGGCATCCGGAATTCATTCACGATTATTCGCGTGCGCTACTGGACCTGCGTCAGGAAGCACTGGGTTCGCAGATTTACAGCAAAGGCGTGGCCAGCCTGGAGCAGGAGCACCATGGCACCACGGTGGCCGAGTGGATGATGCGTTTTGTGGCGCACAAGCCTGAGGCTAAAGCCGTTTAA